One Leopardus geoffroyi isolate Oge1 chromosome B1, O.geoffroyi_Oge1_pat1.0, whole genome shotgun sequence DNA window includes the following coding sequences:
- the RHOH gene encoding rho-related GTP-binding protein RhoH, whose protein sequence is MLSSIKCVLVGDSAVGKTSLLVRFTSETFPEAYKPTVYENTGVDVFMDGIQISLGLWDTAGNDAFRSIRPLSYQQADVVLMCYSVANHTSFLNLKNKWIGEIRSNLPCTPVLVVATQTDQREMGPHRASCVNAIEGKKLAQEVRAKGYLECSALSNRGVQQVFECAVRTAVNQARRRNRRRFFSINECKIF, encoded by the coding sequence ATGCTGAGTTCCATCAAGTGTGTGTTGGTGGGAGATTCTGCTGTGGGGAAAACTTCTCTGCTGGTGCGCTTCACTTCAGAGACCTTCCCAGAGGCCTACAAGCCCACGGTGTATGAGAACACAGGTGTGGACGTCTTCATGGATGGCATCCAGATAAGCCTGGGCCTTTGGGACACAGCGGGCAACGATGCCTTCAGAAGCATCCGTCCCCTGTCCTACCAGCAGGCAGACGTGGTACTGATGTGCTATTCTGTAGCCAACCATACCTCTTTCCTGAACCTGAAGAACAAGTGGATTGGTGAAATCAGGAGCAACTTGCCCTGCACACCTGTGCTGGTGGTGGCTACTCAGACTGACCAGCGCGAGATGGGGCCCCACAGGGCCTCCTGCGTCAATGCcatagaaggaaagaaactggCCCAGGAAGTGAGAGCAAAGGGCTATCTAGAGTGCTCAGCCCTTAGCAACCGAGGGGTTCAGCAGGTATTTGAGTGTGCTGTCCGAACTGCTGTCAACCAAGCCAGGAGACGCAACAGAAGGAGGTTCTTCTCCATTAATGAGTGCAAGATTTTCTAA